In Pseudomonas alcaliphila JAB1, a single window of DNA contains:
- the hppD gene encoding 4-hydroxyphenylpyruvate dioxygenase — protein MTAVAKIEQHNPIGTDGFEFVEFTAPNAEGIEQLRQLFTAMGFTETAKHRSKEVWLFQQNDINIVLNGSPTGHVRAFGEKHGPSACAMAFRVKNAAQAAAYVEQQGAKLVGSHANFGELNIPCVEGIGGSLLYLVDRYSNESGDKSIYDVDFEYIEGRSPNDNAVGLQCIDHLTHNVRRGQMDVWSGFYERIANFREIRYFDIEGKLTGLFSRAMTAPCGKIRIPINESADDKSQIEEFIREYHGEGIQHIALSTDDIYATVRQLRANGVDFMTTPDTYYEKVDSRVAGHGEPLDTLRELNILIDGAPGDDGILLQIFTNTVIGPIFFEIIQRKGNQGFGEGNFKALFESIEEDQLRRGVISEE, from the coding sequence ATGACCGCCGTGGCCAAGATCGAGCAGCACAACCCCATCGGAACCGACGGTTTCGAGTTCGTCGAATTTACCGCACCGAATGCCGAAGGCATCGAGCAACTGCGCCAGTTGTTTACCGCCATGGGTTTCACCGAGACCGCCAAGCACCGCTCGAAAGAGGTCTGGCTGTTCCAGCAGAACGACATCAACATCGTGCTCAACGGCAGCCCCACCGGCCATGTGCGCGCCTTCGGTGAGAAGCATGGCCCCAGCGCCTGCGCCATGGCCTTCCGGGTCAAGAACGCCGCTCAGGCCGCTGCTTACGTCGAGCAGCAGGGCGCCAAGCTGGTGGGCAGCCACGCCAACTTCGGCGAGCTGAACATTCCCTGCGTCGAGGGTATCGGCGGCTCGCTGCTGTATCTGGTTGACCGTTATTCCAACGAGAGCGGCGACAAGAGCATCTACGACGTCGACTTCGAGTACATCGAAGGCCGCAGCCCGAATGACAACGCCGTCGGCCTGCAGTGCATCGACCACCTGACCCACAACGTGCGTCGCGGACAGATGGACGTCTGGTCCGGCTTCTACGAGCGTATCGCCAATTTTCGCGAGATCCGCTACTTCGATATCGAAGGCAAGCTCACCGGCCTGTTCTCCCGCGCCATGACCGCGCCGTGCGGCAAGATCCGCATCCCGATCAACGAGTCGGCCGATGACAAGTCGCAGATCGAGGAATTCATCCGCGAGTACCACGGCGAGGGCATCCAGCATATCGCCCTGAGCACCGACGATATCTACGCCACCGTGCGCCAGCTGCGCGCCAATGGCGTCGACTTCATGACCACCCCGGACACCTACTACGAGAAGGTCGACAGCCGCGTCGCCGGCCATGGCGAGCCGCTTGATACGCTGCGTGAACTGAACATCCTGATCGATGGCGCGCCCGGCGATGACGGCATCCTGCTGCAGATCTTCACCAACACCGTGATCGGTCCGATCTTCTTCGAGATCATCCAGCGCAAGGGTAACCAGGGTTTTGGCGAGGGCAACTTCAAGGCGCTGTTCGAATCCATCGAGGAAGACCAGCTGCGTCGCGGTGTGATCTCCGAGGAGTGA
- a CDS encoding homogentisate 1,2-dioxygenase, translating into MSRQWIRFPLREGECSRQAHCDLPQGTYEREMGREGFFGPTAHLHHKHPPTGWIDWEGPLRPHAFNFNDIPSERDCPLAAPLTLHNADVKLRVWRTHGAMRHLVRNADGDELLFVHEGSGHFYCDFGHLEYRDGDYLLIPRGTAWRIKASTPSYFLLIENTDGAYQLPDKGLLGPQAIFDAAVLEHPHIDDAFKAQQDENTWQIRIKRRGQISTVTYPYNPLDVVGWHGDNTVVRLNWRDIRPLVSHRYHLPPSVHTTFVASGFVICTFTPRPVESDPGALKVPFFHNNDDYDEVLFYHRGNFFSRDNIEQGMVTLHPCGFPHGPHPKALKKSQEDPATFIDEVAVMIDTRRALEVADATGAVDVAEYVNSWRAPGTQG; encoded by the coding sequence ATGAGCCGTCAATGGATCCGCTTCCCCCTGCGTGAAGGCGAGTGCTCGCGCCAGGCGCATTGCGACCTGCCGCAGGGCACCTACGAGCGCGAGATGGGCCGTGAGGGCTTCTTCGGCCCCACCGCGCACCTGCACCACAAGCATCCGCCGACCGGCTGGATCGACTGGGAAGGCCCGCTGCGCCCGCACGCGTTCAACTTCAACGACATTCCCAGCGAGCGCGACTGTCCGCTGGCGGCGCCGCTGACCCTGCACAACGCCGATGTGAAGCTGCGCGTCTGGCGCACCCACGGCGCCATGCGCCACCTGGTGCGCAACGCCGATGGTGACGAGTTGCTGTTCGTGCATGAAGGCAGTGGGCATTTCTACTGCGACTTCGGCCACCTGGAATATCGCGACGGCGACTACCTGCTGATTCCGCGCGGCACCGCCTGGCGCATCAAGGCCAGCACGCCGAGTTACTTCCTGCTGATCGAGAACACCGACGGCGCGTATCAGTTGCCGGACAAGGGCCTGCTCGGTCCTCAGGCGATCTTCGATGCGGCGGTGCTGGAGCACCCGCATATCGACGACGCCTTCAAGGCGCAGCAGGACGAGAACACCTGGCAGATCCGCATCAAGCGACGCGGCCAGATCAGCACCGTGACCTACCCCTACAACCCGCTGGATGTGGTCGGCTGGCATGGCGACAACACCGTGGTGCGCCTGAACTGGCGCGACATTCGCCCGCTGGTCAGCCACCGCTACCACCTGCCGCCGTCGGTGCACACCACCTTCGTCGCCAGTGGTTTCGTGATCTGCACCTTCACCCCACGGCCGGTGGAATCCGATCCCGGCGCGCTCAAGGTGCCGTTCTTCCACAACAACGACGACTACGACGAAGTGCTGTTCTACCACCGTGGCAACTTCTTCAGCCGCGACAACATCGAGCAGGGCATGGTCACCCTGCACCCGTGCGGCTTCCCCCATGGGCCACACCCCAAGGCGCTGAAGAAGAGCCAGGAGGATCCGGCCACCTTCATCGACGAGGTGGCAGTGATGATCGACACCCGTCGTGCCCTGGAAGTGGCCGATGCCACCGGCGCGGTGGACGTGGCCGAGTACGTCAACTCCTGGCGCGCGCCGGGTACCCAAGGTTGA
- a CDS encoding fumarylacetoacetate hydrolase family protein, giving the protein MKLASLNQGRDGVLIVVSRDLTRAVLAPQIAFTLQAALDDWAVARPKLEAVYQRLNDGLEEGAFAFDQAACHSPLPRAYHWADGSAYVNHVELVRKARGAEMPESFWHDPLMYQGGADAFIPPHSPIRLADEAWGIDLEAELAVITDDVPMGATPAEAAGHIRLLMLVNDVSLRNLIPGELAKGFGFYQSKPSSSFSPVAITPDELGESWKDGKVHRPLVSHINGALFGQPNAGVDMTFNFPTLVAHAAKTRPLGAGTIIGSGTVSNYDRSAGSSCLAEKRMLEIVEQGEAKTPFLKFGDRVRIEMFDVAGQSIFGAIDQVVEKYDAR; this is encoded by the coding sequence ATGAAACTCGCATCACTGAACCAAGGCCGCGATGGCGTGCTGATCGTCGTTTCCCGCGATCTCACCCGCGCCGTGCTCGCGCCGCAGATCGCTTTCACCCTGCAGGCTGCGCTGGACGACTGGGCCGTGGCCCGGCCCAAGCTCGAAGCGGTCTATCAGCGTCTCAACGACGGCTTGGAAGAGGGCGCCTTCGCCTTCGATCAGGCCGCCTGCCACAGCCCGCTGCCGCGCGCCTACCACTGGGCCGACGGCAGCGCCTACGTCAATCACGTCGAGCTGGTGCGCAAGGCCCGTGGCGCCGAGATGCCGGAGTCGTTCTGGCACGACCCGCTGATGTACCAGGGCGGCGCAGATGCCTTTATCCCGCCGCACAGCCCGATCCGCCTGGCCGACGAAGCCTGGGGCATCGACCTGGAGGCCGAGCTGGCAGTGATCACCGACGACGTGCCGATGGGCGCCACGCCGGCCGAAGCGGCAGGCCATATCCGCCTGCTGATGCTGGTCAACGACGTCTCCCTGCGCAATCTGATCCCCGGCGAACTAGCCAAGGGCTTTGGCTTCTACCAGAGCAAGCCGTCATCGAGCTTCTCGCCGGTGGCCATCACCCCGGACGAGCTGGGCGAGAGCTGGAAGGACGGCAAGGTACATCGGCCGCTGGTGTCGCATATCAACGGCGCGCTGTTCGGCCAGCCGAACGCCGGCGTCGACATGACCTTCAACTTCCCAACCCTGGTAGCGCATGCCGCCAAGACCCGGCCGCTGGGCGCGGGCACCATCATCGGCTCGGGCACGGTGTCGAATTACGACCGCAGCGCCGGCTCGAGCTGCCTGGCGGAAAAGCGCATGCTGGAGATCGTCGAGCAGGGCGAGGCGAAGACGCCGTTCCTCAAGTTCGGCGACCGGGTACGTATCGAGATGTTCGACGTTGCCGGGCAGAGCATCTTCGGCGCCATCGATCAGGTGGTGGAAAAGTACGACGCCCGCTGA
- the maiA gene encoding maleylacetoacetate isomerase: protein MLKLYGYWRSSAAYRVRIALNLKGLAYQQVPVHLVKDGGQQHGADYRALNPQQLLPLLVDEENGGVRIAQSLAIIEYLEEIFPVPALLPADPAERAQVRALALHIACDVHPLNNLRVLQYLSSELGVADEAKNAWYRHWVALGLAAVEEGLAAFDGRLSLGERPGYLEACLIPQLYNARRFNCDLAAYPRIVAMAARCEPLEAFQLAAPEVQADAQ from the coding sequence ATGCTGAAACTCTACGGCTACTGGCGCTCCAGCGCCGCCTACCGCGTGCGTATCGCCCTGAACCTCAAGGGCCTGGCTTACCAGCAGGTGCCAGTGCACCTGGTCAAGGACGGCGGCCAGCAGCACGGCGCCGACTACCGCGCGCTGAACCCGCAGCAGTTGCTGCCGCTGCTGGTGGACGAGGAGAACGGCGGCGTGCGCATCGCCCAGTCGCTGGCGATCATCGAATACCTCGAAGAAATCTTCCCGGTGCCGGCGCTGTTACCGGCCGATCCGGCCGAGCGTGCCCAGGTGCGGGCGCTGGCGCTGCATATCGCCTGCGACGTGCATCCGCTGAACAACCTGCGCGTGCTGCAGTACCTGTCCAGCGAACTGGGCGTCGCCGATGAGGCGAAAAACGCCTGGTACCGGCACTGGGTCGCGCTCGGTCTGGCCGCCGTGGAGGAGGGCCTGGCCGCGTTCGACGGGCGCCTGTCGCTCGGCGAGCGGCCTGGATATCTGGAAGCCTGCCTGATTCCGCAGCTGTATAATGCGCGGCGTTTTAACTGTGACCTTGCCGCGTACCCACGCATTGTCGCCATGGCGGCGCGCTGTGAACCCCTGGAGGCCTTCCAACTGGCCGCACCGGAGGTACAAGCCGACGCCCAGTGA
- a CDS encoding sodium-dependent transporter: MTREKPKNLWLSRWGFILAATGSAVGLGNIWKFPYITGEYGGGAFVLMYLACILAIGIPVMMTEIAIGRRGRGSPIDAIGRVVRENGGNPLWKAVGGMAMLAGFMILCFYVVVAGWAFAYTWKMLDGSLAATSVEALGGVFEAHNANPWQLGGWSVLVALLTLWIVARGVQKGIENAVRWMMPGLALMLIVLVGYAFTSGSFSAGFGFLFHFDASKITGEALLAALGHAFFTLSLASGAILTYGSYIPDGQSIARTTFIVALCDTCVALLAGLAIFPIIFANGMSPSAGPGLIFMSLPLAFQQMPFGTAFGVLFFAMVSIAALTSAISMIEASVAYLNEKRGISRLRAAIGAGAVLLVISLLAMLSFNLLAGWTPLGKNFFDWLDYLTSRWMMPLGGIFMVVLAGYALRGEIMRDELGLPPAGYALWLFMVRYVSPVLIMVVFLHALGWLMFDPVQQWYWIAGAIGLLAVAGELLRPRVMPVLTGR; the protein is encoded by the coding sequence ATGACCCGTGAAAAACCGAAGAACCTCTGGCTCTCGCGCTGGGGCTTCATCCTCGCAGCAACCGGCTCGGCCGTCGGCCTGGGCAATATCTGGAAATTCCCCTACATCACCGGCGAATATGGCGGCGGCGCCTTCGTGCTGATGTACCTGGCGTGCATCCTGGCCATCGGCATTCCGGTGATGATGACCGAGATCGCCATCGGTCGCCGTGGCCGCGGCAGCCCCATCGACGCCATCGGCCGCGTGGTACGCGAGAACGGCGGCAACCCGCTGTGGAAGGCGGTTGGCGGCATGGCCATGCTCGCCGGTTTCATGATCCTGTGCTTCTACGTGGTCGTCGCCGGCTGGGCCTTCGCCTATACGTGGAAGATGCTCGACGGCTCCCTGGCCGCCACTAGCGTCGAGGCGCTGGGTGGGGTGTTCGAAGCGCACAACGCCAACCCCTGGCAGCTTGGCGGCTGGAGCGTGCTGGTGGCGCTGCTGACCCTGTGGATCGTCGCCAGGGGCGTGCAGAAAGGCATCGAAAACGCGGTGCGCTGGATGATGCCGGGCCTGGCCCTGATGTTGATCGTACTGGTCGGCTACGCCTTCACCAGTGGCAGTTTCAGCGCAGGCTTCGGCTTCCTGTTCCATTTCGATGCCTCGAAAATCACCGGCGAGGCGCTGCTGGCCGCATTGGGCCATGCCTTCTTCACCCTCAGCCTGGCCTCGGGCGCCATTCTCACCTACGGCTCCTACATTCCGGACGGTCAATCCATCGCGCGGACCACCTTCATCGTCGCACTCTGCGATACCTGCGTGGCGCTGCTGGCCGGTCTGGCGATCTTTCCGATTATCTTCGCCAACGGCATGAGCCCCAGCGCCGGGCCGGGGCTGATCTTCATGAGCCTGCCGCTGGCCTTCCAGCAGATGCCATTCGGCACCGCGTTCGGCGTCTTGTTCTTTGCCATGGTATCGATCGCCGCGCTGACCTCGGCGATCTCGATGATCGAGGCCAGCGTGGCCTACCTGAACGAAAAGCGCGGTATCAGCCGCCTGCGCGCTGCCATCGGGGCCGGCGCGGTACTGCTGGTGATCAGCCTGCTGGCCATGCTGTCGTTCAACCTGCTGGCGGGCTGGACGCCGCTGGGCAAGAACTTCTTCGACTGGCTGGACTACCTCACTTCGCGCTGGATGATGCCGCTGGGCGGTATTTTCATGGTAGTGCTCGCAGGCTACGCGCTGCGCGGCGAAATCATGCGTGACGAGCTGGGCCTGCCTCCTGCGGGCTACGCGCTCTGGTTGTTCATGGTGCGCTACGTCAGCCCGGTGCTGATCATGGTGGTGTTCCTGCATGCACTGGGCTGGCTGATGTTCGACCCGGTGCAGCAGTGGTACTGGATTGCCGGAGCCATCGGTCTGCTGGCTGTGGCCGGCGAATTGCTGCGGCCACGAGTGATGCCGGTACTGACTGGCCGCTGA
- a CDS encoding methyl-accepting chemotaxis protein, translating to MFEPAARLFANLAVGKKLFIGFGLVLLLTAAMTGSGFLAVQAVLQGHAQVGQLAQVNQEILQARSLERSFAIEQTPQSAELVRASLLKVQTLLEKLAQNSSGASSRNQTMQQAVAEYLKQFDNYVEQQNKAREARQDMRRAADEARDQFEVIELDMYDAVRELRLQGDLLRGSDPLTLAEAASGLSKRMLDLRDHESLYIIDGSAEALEEWEYVSEDLQTVARSLMVWLNDDQKGAIDTALQALTFYQRSFHYYQQLREQNLATEKAMIERARSVVNLAEAAQAAAEQSMLDDSQRSLVMLGIMGAAAVVLGLCAALLITRLIVVPLRQTVTFAQRIAAGDLSQNIPQDRRDEVGQLLAAMQDMTLSLRTLVGRIGGGVGQIAAAAEQLSAVTAQTSAGVQAQKLETEQTATAMHQMAATVQEVAQNAEQASLAARDADLEAQQGNRVVQQAVDQIDSLASEVEQSAKAIADLNQESARIGSVLEVIRNVAEQTNLLALNAAIEAARAGEQGRGFAVVADEVRALAKRAQDSTEEIESLIAGLQRMAKGAVQQMDSSRDLTRRTVELAGEAGDALGRITQAVSTIEQMNQQIAAAAEEQSAVAEAINESVTRVRDIGEQSATATEQTAASSAELARLGVELQELVRQFRT from the coding sequence ATGTTTGAACCTGCCGCACGCCTATTCGCCAACCTTGCCGTCGGCAAGAAGTTATTCATCGGCTTCGGTCTGGTATTGCTGCTCACTGCAGCCATGACCGGCAGCGGCTTTCTCGCTGTACAGGCGGTGCTGCAAGGACATGCCCAGGTCGGCCAGTTGGCACAGGTCAACCAGGAGATTCTTCAGGCGCGTAGCCTGGAGCGCAGCTTCGCCATCGAGCAGACCCCGCAGAGTGCCGAGCTCGTGCGGGCCAGTTTGCTCAAGGTGCAGACACTGCTGGAAAAGCTCGCCCAAAACAGTTCTGGCGCCAGCTCGCGCAATCAGACCATGCAGCAGGCCGTGGCCGAGTACCTCAAGCAGTTCGACAACTATGTCGAGCAGCAGAACAAGGCGCGCGAAGCACGGCAGGACATGCGCAGGGCCGCTGACGAGGCGCGCGACCAGTTCGAGGTGATCGAGCTGGACATGTACGACGCGGTACGTGAACTGCGTCTGCAGGGCGACCTCCTGCGCGGCAGTGATCCGCTGACCCTGGCGGAGGCCGCATCCGGTCTGAGCAAACGCATGCTCGATCTGCGTGACCATGAAAGCCTGTACATCATCGACGGTTCGGCTGAGGCGCTGGAGGAATGGGAATACGTCAGCGAAGACCTGCAAACCGTGGCTCGCAGCCTGATGGTATGGCTCAACGACGACCAGAAAGGCGCCATTGACACCGCGCTGCAGGCGCTGACCTTCTACCAGCGTTCCTTCCACTATTACCAGCAACTGCGCGAGCAGAATCTGGCCACTGAGAAGGCCATGATCGAACGTGCGCGCTCGGTGGTGAACCTGGCCGAAGCGGCCCAGGCGGCGGCCGAGCAGAGCATGCTCGACGACAGCCAGCGCTCGCTGGTGATGCTCGGCATCATGGGTGCGGCCGCAGTGGTGCTGGGCCTGTGCGCGGCGTTGCTGATCACCCGCTTGATCGTCGTACCGCTGCGCCAGACCGTGACATTCGCCCAACGCATCGCCGCAGGCGATCTCAGCCAGAACATCCCGCAGGATCGCCGCGACGAAGTGGGCCAGTTGCTGGCCGCCATGCAGGACATGACCCTCAGCCTGCGCACCCTGGTCGGACGCATTGGTGGGGGTGTCGGGCAGATCGCGGCGGCTGCCGAGCAATTGTCGGCGGTCACCGCGCAGACCAGCGCCGGGGTGCAGGCGCAGAAACTGGAAACCGAGCAGACCGCCACCGCCATGCACCAGATGGCTGCGACCGTGCAGGAAGTGGCACAGAACGCCGAGCAGGCCTCGCTGGCGGCGCGTGATGCGGATCTGGAAGCGCAGCAGGGTAATCGCGTGGTGCAGCAGGCGGTGGATCAGATCGACAGTCTGGCCAGCGAAGTGGAGCAGTCCGCCAAGGCCATCGCCGACCTGAATCAGGAAAGCGCGCGTATCGGCAGTGTGCTGGAAGTGATTCGCAACGTCGCCGAGCAGACCAACCTGCTGGCGCTCAACGCCGCCATCGAGGCGGCGCGTGCAGGTGAGCAGGGCCGTGGTTTTGCCGTGGTCGCCGATGAAGTACGCGCGCTGGCCAAGCGTGCCCAGGACAGCACCGAAGAGATCGAGAGCCTGATCGCCGGCCTGCAGCGCATGGCCAAGGGCGCCGTGCAGCAGATGGACAGCAGCCGCGACCTGACCCGGCGCACCGTCGAACTGGCGGGCGAGGCTGGTGACGCGCTGGGGCGCATCACCCAGGCGGTGAGTACCATCGAGCAGATGAACCAGCAGATCGCCGCCGCTGCCGAGGAGCAGAGCGCCGTGGCCGAGGCGATCAACGAGAGCGTCACTCGCGTGCGCGATATCGGTGAGCAGAGCGCTACCGCCACGGAACAGACTGCGGCCTCCAGCGCCGAGCTGGCGCGTTTGGGCGTCGAGCTGCAGGAGTTGGTGCGCCAGTTCCGCACCTGA
- a CDS encoding VOC family protein has protein sequence MLERPSRLNGLRHLALLVPNLEECERFYVDVLGMQLLHRANEDLVYLTCGNDNLSLGRAYAESHGVALVDHYGFIVDSVEELDAWYQYLKAQGVTLLDRPFDHGDGARSFHLLDPAGNKVQPLYHPAISGQRFSPART, from the coding sequence ATGCTCGAACGCCCATCGCGCCTCAATGGCCTACGCCATCTGGCCCTGCTGGTACCCAACCTGGAAGAGTGCGAGCGTTTCTACGTGGACGTGCTAGGCATGCAGTTGCTGCACCGCGCCAACGAGGACCTGGTCTACCTGACCTGCGGCAACGACAACCTGTCGCTCGGCCGCGCTTATGCCGAGAGCCACGGCGTGGCGCTGGTGGATCACTACGGTTTCATCGTCGACAGCGTCGAGGAGCTGGACGCCTGGTACCAGTACCTCAAGGCACAAGGGGTGACGCTACTGGATCGGCCCTTCGACCATGGCGACGGTGCGCGCAGCTTTCACCTGCTGGACCCAGCCGGCAACAAGGTCCAGCCGCTCTATCATCCTGCGATCTCGGGCCAGCGCTTCAGTCCAGCCCGAACCTGA
- a CDS encoding putative quinol monooxygenase — translation MYVLLLKTQLKPGSFGAFMDAMRVNAASSVRDEPGCLTFDVMRDRSDPDLVWLYEVYVDEAAFEAHTRTAHFLASRPLVEPLIERQEAIEADMLALNPSR, via the coding sequence GTGTACGTGCTATTGCTCAAGACCCAACTCAAGCCCGGCAGTTTCGGGGCGTTCATGGATGCCATGCGTGTCAATGCCGCCTCTTCGGTGCGCGATGAGCCGGGCTGCCTGACCTTCGACGTGATGCGTGACCGCAGTGATCCCGACCTGGTGTGGCTGTACGAGGTATACGTCGACGAGGCGGCTTTCGAGGCGCATACGCGAACCGCGCATTTCCTCGCCAGCCGGCCGCTGGTGGAACCACTGATCGAGCGTCAGGAGGCTATCGAAGCCGATATGCTGGCGCTCAATCCATCGCGCTGA
- the tsaA gene encoding tRNA (N6-threonylcarbamoyladenosine(37)-N6)-methyltransferase TrmO: MQHLVSPVGIVRSCFKEKFAIPRQPHLAPAARGVLELLPPFDQGEAVQGLEQVSHVWLLFLFHQALEDKPRLKVRPPRLGGNQAVGVFSTRATHRPNGIGQSVVRLERVEPGRLHLSGIDLLDGTPVLDIKPYVPYADAVADARNDMADAPPPLIAVDWQNDALRLAHQHAQRLNEPLVELIEQCLAQDPRPAYQQPQPERRYGACFWDLDVHWHYPEPGRIRVLDMQMAQGTA, translated from the coding sequence ATGCAGCATCTGGTTTCTCCGGTCGGTATCGTTCGCTCCTGCTTCAAGGAAAAATTCGCCATTCCTCGCCAGCCGCACCTGGCGCCCGCCGCGCGCGGCGTGCTGGAACTGCTGCCGCCCTTCGATCAGGGCGAAGCCGTGCAGGGCCTGGAACAGGTCAGCCATGTCTGGTTGCTGTTTCTCTTTCACCAGGCGCTGGAAGACAAGCCGCGCCTGAAAGTGCGCCCGCCACGCCTGGGCGGTAACCAGGCGGTAGGCGTGTTCAGCACCCGCGCCACCCATCGCCCCAACGGCATCGGCCAGTCCGTGGTACGCCTGGAACGAGTGGAACCAGGCCGCCTGCACCTGTCCGGTATCGACCTGCTCGACGGTACGCCGGTACTGGATATCAAGCCTTACGTGCCGTACGCCGACGCCGTGGCCGATGCCCGCAACGACATGGCCGACGCGCCACCACCCCTGATCGCCGTGGATTGGCAGAATGACGCCCTACGCCTGGCGCACCAGCACGCGCAACGCCTGAACGAGCCGCTGGTGGAGCTGATCGAGCAGTGCCTGGCGCAGGATCCGCGCCCGGCCTACCAGCAGCCGCAGCCCGAGCGGCGCTACGGCGCGTGCTTCTGGGATCTGGACGTGCACTGGCACTACCCCGAGCCAGGCCGTATCCGGGTGCTGGATATGCAGATGGCACAGGGCACGGCCTGA
- a CDS encoding RNA pseudouridine synthase yields MSEATRLSKRVIELFGCSRREADLYIAGGWVTVDGQVVEAPQFKVEDQRVELHPDARLDPVEPVTLLVHGSTGCNAAQLQHLLVRERHWEEDPHAQRVLHGHFLRQEQSLPLQTGASGLIVLSQDWRTQRKLREDAAKLEQEYLVEVAGEVPASALERLKKGWLHKGTQFPPCKASWQSEQRLRFALKNPAPDLLRQICTALGLKVLGMKRIRIGGVPMTKLPVGQWRYLGDKERF; encoded by the coding sequence ATGAGCGAAGCCACCCGTCTGTCCAAACGCGTCATCGAACTGTTCGGTTGCTCGCGCCGTGAAGCCGATCTTTACATCGCAGGGGGCTGGGTGACGGTGGACGGCCAAGTGGTCGAAGCGCCGCAGTTCAAGGTCGAGGATCAGCGCGTCGAATTGCACCCCGATGCCCGCCTTGACCCCGTGGAGCCCGTCACCCTGCTGGTGCATGGCTCGACTGGCTGCAACGCCGCACAGTTGCAGCACTTGCTGGTGCGCGAACGACACTGGGAAGAGGACCCGCACGCCCAACGCGTCCTGCATGGCCACTTCCTGCGCCAGGAGCAGAGCCTGCCACTGCAGACCGGTGCCAGCGGCCTGATAGTGCTCAGCCAGGACTGGCGAACGCAACGCAAGCTGCGCGAGGATGCCGCCAAGCTGGAGCAGGAATACCTGGTCGAAGTAGCCGGCGAAGTGCCCGCCAGCGCATTGGAGCGCCTGAAGAAAGGCTGGCTGCACAAGGGCACGCAGTTCCCGCCGTGCAAGGCCAGCTGGCAGAGCGAACAGCGCCTGCGCTTCGCGCTGAAGAATCCGGCCCCTGACCTGCTGCGGCAGATCTGTACGGCGCTGGGCCTGAAGGTGCTGGGCATGAAGCGCATCCGCATCGGCGGCGTACCCATGACCAAGTTGCCGGTCGGGCAATGGCGCTATCTGGGCGATAAGGAACGCTTCTGA